In Gammaproteobacteria bacterium (ex Lamellibrachia satsuma), a single genomic region encodes these proteins:
- the purN gene encoding phosphoribosylglycinamide formyltransferase, producing the protein MSDNHKLPLVALISGGGTNLQAIIDGAVGDLPVEIRAVISNRPDVLGLTRAENAGIPTRVLNHKTFPDRESYDQALIELIEEYQPGLVVLAGFMRILTPGFVRHYAGRMFNIHPSLLPKFRGLNTHQQALDEGETLHGASVHFVTEELDGGPLIVQAQVPVRDGDDAGTLANRVLQREHLIYPLAIRWFAQQRLRLAENGQVYLDNQPLQQPVLFTPDQEIV; encoded by the coding sequence ATGAGCGATAACCATAAACTGCCGCTGGTCGCCCTGATCTCAGGTGGCGGCACCAACCTGCAGGCGATCATCGACGGCGCAGTGGGCGATCTGCCGGTGGAGATCCGCGCCGTCATCAGCAACCGGCCCGATGTGTTAGGCCTGACCCGTGCAGAAAACGCCGGTATCCCTACCCGGGTACTGAACCACAAGACATTCCCTGACCGGGAGAGTTACGACCAGGCGCTGATCGAACTCATCGAAGAGTATCAGCCAGGGCTGGTAGTGCTGGCAGGTTTCATGCGCATCCTCACCCCCGGATTCGTGCGCCACTACGCCGGCCGGATGTTCAATATCCACCCTTCACTGCTACCGAAGTTCCGTGGCCTCAACACCCATCAGCAGGCCCTGGATGAAGGAGAGACCCTGCATGGCGCCAGTGTGCACTTCGTCACCGAGGAGCTGGATGGCGGCCCATTGATCGTGCAGGCCCAGGTACCCGTCCGGGATGGTGACGATGCCGGGACTTTAGCCAACCGTGTACTGCAGCGCGAGCACCTCATCTACCCGTTGGCAATACGCTGGTTTGCCCAGCAGAGACTGCGATTGGCGGAAAATGGCCAGGTTTATCTGGACAACCAACCGTTACAGCAGCCGGTCCTCTTCACGCCGGATCAGGAGATCGTCTGA
- the purM gene encoding phosphoribosylformylglycinamidine cyclo-ligase has translation MAQDSTRNSETQLSYRDAGVDIDAGNSLIERIKPIVKKTFRPGVLSGLGGFGALFELPLDRYSEPVLVSGTDGVGTKLKLALELKRHDTIGIDLVAMCVNDIVVAGAEPLFFLDYYATGKLELDVATDVVSGIAKGCELAGAALTGGETAEMPGMYSEGDYDLAGFCVGIAEKRKLIQGELVKPGDVLIGLAASGPHSNGYSLIRKILEVSGADLAEPMGEGTLGEALLAPTHIYVKSLLALMAEVEIHALAHITGGGLPENLPRVLPAGSKAVIDSDSWQLPEVFSWLQSKGSVIQSEMLRTFNCGVGMVVCIAAEDSERAMQMLNDSGETAWRLGQIETSDSDEPVVEISGSLGA, from the coding sequence GTGGCCCAAGACAGTACCCGCAACAGCGAAACCCAACTCAGTTACCGGGATGCCGGTGTAGACATCGATGCCGGCAACAGCCTGATAGAACGCATCAAGCCTATCGTCAAAAAAACCTTCAGGCCCGGTGTGCTGTCCGGCCTCGGCGGATTTGGCGCGCTGTTCGAACTGCCCCTCGACCGCTATTCCGAGCCGGTACTGGTCTCCGGCACCGACGGGGTAGGCACCAAGTTGAAACTGGCGCTGGAACTCAAGCGCCACGACACCATCGGCATCGATCTGGTGGCCATGTGTGTCAACGACATCGTGGTGGCAGGTGCTGAGCCGCTCTTCTTTCTCGACTACTACGCCACCGGCAAGCTGGAGCTGGACGTGGCCACCGATGTGGTCAGTGGCATCGCCAAAGGGTGCGAACTGGCGGGCGCAGCCCTCACCGGCGGCGAAACCGCCGAGATGCCTGGCATGTATAGCGAAGGAGATTACGATCTGGCCGGTTTCTGCGTCGGCATCGCCGAGAAGCGCAAATTGATCCAGGGCGAACTGGTAAAGCCCGGCGACGTGCTGATCGGACTTGCCGCTTCCGGCCCACACTCCAACGGCTATTCGCTGATCCGCAAGATCCTCGAAGTGAGCGGCGCCGATCTTGCCGAGCCCATGGGTGAAGGGACGCTGGGCGAAGCACTGCTGGCGCCGACCCACATCTACGTCAAATCCCTGCTGGCGCTGATGGCTGAGGTTGAGATCCACGCCCTCGCCCACATCACCGGCGGCGGCCTACCGGAGAACCTTCCCCGCGTTCTGCCAGCCGGAAGCAAGGCAGTCATCGACAGTGACTCCTGGCAACTGCCGGAAGTTTTCAGCTGGCTGCAGTCGAAAGGCAGCGTGATCCAGTCGGAAATGCTGCGCACCTTCAACTGTGGCGTGGGTATGGTGGTCTGCATCGCTGCCGAAGATTCAGAACGTGCAATGCAGATGCTGAACGATTCCGGCGAGACCGCCTGGCGACTGGGACAGATCGAAACCAGCGACAGCGATGAACCGGTGGTCGAGATCAGCGGAAGCCTGGGTGCATGA
- a CDS encoding DUF2066 domain-containing protein produces the protein MIFKQTWLILLLLLWCTGAVAERVSGLYEAAVPVVGQGAQARAPAMREAFGQVLIKISGNRDLLQQEDLAKRLKRAPRYVQQYRYRMLEQPLSDDPAPVVDPENPLPDRLLWVRFDEKAVNRLLREASVPVWGGTRPSTLVWLTRDAKGRRTLYQQDMEPELATTVTETADQRGLPVVMPLMDLEDRNALQVSDLWGDFEENIRRASQRYLPDVILAGRLHRQGGQAWSGDWTLYLPDGVEQWQIQGKSDLALAREGVQQAVDLLAARFAPQSASQGVEALRIRVSGMLNLADYVLVKDYLRSLVMIEQLDLLAAGSEQVSFLARVQGGREALERGILLGGVLESVVTSDEVVEAEASPPEDFDVQSLDYRLRQ, from the coding sequence ATGATCTTTAAACAGACATGGCTGATATTACTGCTTCTGCTCTGGTGTACCGGAGCGGTGGCGGAGCGTGTGTCCGGACTCTACGAAGCGGCGGTGCCGGTGGTGGGGCAGGGTGCCCAAGCTCGTGCACCGGCCATGCGGGAGGCCTTTGGCCAGGTGCTGATCAAGATCTCCGGCAACCGCGACCTGTTACAACAGGAAGATCTTGCCAAGCGGCTGAAAAGGGCTCCCAGGTATGTTCAGCAGTACCGCTACCGCATGCTGGAACAGCCGCTATCGGATGATCCTGCACCTGTGGTGGATCCGGAAAACCCACTGCCGGATCGGCTGCTTTGGGTGCGTTTTGATGAAAAAGCCGTGAATCGCCTGCTGCGAGAGGCCAGCGTGCCGGTCTGGGGCGGCACCCGGCCATCCACGCTGGTCTGGCTGACTCGTGATGCCAAAGGCCGTCGCACCCTCTACCAGCAGGATATGGAGCCGGAACTGGCAACTACGGTGACTGAAACAGCGGACCAGCGAGGTCTACCTGTGGTGATGCCGCTGATGGATCTCGAAGATAGAAACGCCCTCCAGGTAAGTGACCTCTGGGGCGATTTTGAAGAGAACATTCGTCGTGCCTCCCAGCGTTATCTGCCCGATGTGATCCTGGCAGGCCGTCTGCACCGGCAGGGCGGCCAGGCCTGGAGTGGTGACTGGACGCTCTATCTGCCGGATGGAGTGGAGCAGTGGCAGATTCAAGGCAAGAGCGATCTGGCGCTGGCTCGCGAGGGAGTGCAGCAGGCGGTGGATCTGTTGGCTGCCAGGTTTGCACCCCAGAGTGCTTCTCAGGGAGTTGAGGCACTTCGGATAAGGGTTTCAGGTATGCTCAATCTGGCTGACTATGTTCTGGTCAAAGACTATCTGCGATCATTGGTGATGATAGAGCAGCTGGACCTGTTGGCGGCGGGTTCGGAACAAGTCAGTTTTCTGGCCAGAGTGCAGGGGGGGCGTGAAGCACTGGAGCGGGGTATTCTACTCGGCGGTGTGTTGGAGTCGGTGGTTACCTCTGATGAGGTGGTGGAAGCAGAGGCGTCGCCACCGGAAGATTTCGATGTGCAGAGTCTCGACTACCGTTTGCGGCAGTGA
- a CDS encoding CDP-alcohol phosphatidyltransferase family protein, protein MQPRDIPNLISFLRILLSVPVVWLLFEREFSAALMLFAIAGISDGLDGFLAKHYGWESRLGGMLDPLADKALLMSSFLVLGALGLVPVWLVILVIFRDLLIIGGALYYHFSIEELQADPSLISKLNTLLQILLVIFVVTDAGPYPLPAVLVSVLVWSTLATTVASGVGYVWVWSRKAKEKGLRS, encoded by the coding sequence ATGCAGCCCAGAGACATACCCAATCTCATCAGCTTTTTACGCATACTGCTCTCGGTGCCAGTCGTGTGGCTGCTTTTTGAGCGGGAGTTTTCTGCGGCACTGATGTTATTTGCCATTGCGGGCATCTCCGATGGCCTGGATGGTTTCCTGGCCAAACACTACGGCTGGGAGAGCCGCCTCGGCGGGATGCTCGATCCCCTGGCGGACAAGGCGCTGCTGATGAGTTCATTTCTGGTGCTCGGTGCATTGGGACTGGTCCCTGTCTGGTTGGTAATTCTGGTGATATTCCGGGACCTGCTGATTATTGGCGGTGCGCTCTATTACCACTTCAGTATCGAAGAACTGCAGGCCGATCCAAGTCTGATCAGTAAACTCAACACCCTGCTGCAGATATTGCTGGTCATCTTCGTGGTGACGGATGCAGGCCCCTATCCACTTCCTGCAGTGCTGGTTTCAGTCCTGGTCTGGAGCACGCTGGCCACTACGGTAGCCAGCGGAGTGGGTTATGTCTGGGTCTGGTCGCGCAAGGCGAAGGAGAAAGGGTTGCGGAGTTGA
- the hda gene encoding DnaA regulatory inactivator Hda yields the protein MMSSQLALGIGLKPTVNFSGFISGRNGEALSRLLTGTDPFIYLWGESGSGKTHLLQASCHQQDESGGTCAYIPLEQTSELEPGILEGLETLDLVCLDDVEKVAGDPAWEIALFNLFNQLRERDARLLITANSAPAGVDIHLPDLASRLTWGPCYHLLPLDDDGRLILLTQLSQQRGLELSKDTASYLLHRIPRDIGSITGLLEQLDQASLAAKRKLTIPFVREVLGL from the coding sequence ATCATGTCCAGTCAGCTTGCCTTGGGGATAGGGTTAAAACCTACGGTCAACTTCAGCGGCTTTATTTCCGGCCGTAATGGTGAGGCACTCTCGCGTCTGCTGACGGGAACCGATCCCTTCATCTATCTTTGGGGGGAGAGCGGTTCCGGAAAAACCCACCTGTTGCAGGCATCCTGTCACCAACAGGATGAGTCCGGCGGCACCTGCGCCTATATTCCCCTGGAACAAACCAGCGAGTTGGAACCCGGTATTCTGGAGGGACTGGAGACACTGGATCTGGTCTGTCTGGACGATGTGGAAAAAGTGGCCGGTGACCCGGCATGGGAGATCGCCCTCTTCAACCTCTTCAACCAGCTTCGGGAGCGTGATGCCCGACTGCTGATAACGGCAAACTCTGCGCCTGCCGGAGTGGACATCCATCTACCGGATCTCGCCTCCCGCCTCACTTGGGGCCCCTGCTACCACCTGCTGCCCCTGGACGATGATGGCCGCCTGATACTGCTGACCCAGCTCTCGCAGCAACGTGGCCTGGAACTTTCGAAAGACACCGCAAGCTACCTGCTGCACCGAATCCCCCGGGACATCGGTTCGATAACCGGTCTATTGGAACAGCTCGATCAGGCATCGCTCGCCGCGAAAAGAAAACTGACCATCCCGTTTGTCCGGGAAGTGCTTGGGTTATAG
- the wrbA gene encoding NAD(P)H:quinone oxidoreductase — MAEILILYYSRHGSTAGMARQIARGVEDVSGVTARLRTVPEVSSVCEATAEAIPESGAPYATDADLQACAGLILGSPTRFGNMAAPLKYFLDQTSRLWMTGSLIDKPAAVFTSTSSMHGVQETTLLSMMLPLMHHGMILMGLPYSETDLLHTRTGGTPYGASHLAGGESNLPLSDEEKTLCRALGKRVAAKAVQLTSND; from the coding sequence ATGGCCGAGATTCTTATTCTCTACTACAGCCGCCACGGCTCCACCGCAGGGATGGCGCGGCAGATCGCCCGTGGCGTGGAGGATGTCTCCGGCGTGACAGCCCGCCTGCGCACCGTACCGGAAGTTTCCAGCGTCTGTGAGGCAACCGCCGAGGCCATTCCTGAGTCGGGGGCACCCTACGCCACTGACGCTGATCTGCAAGCGTGTGCTGGATTGATCCTCGGCAGTCCCACCCGTTTCGGTAATATGGCGGCACCACTGAAATACTTTCTCGACCAGACCAGTCGTCTCTGGATGACCGGCTCGCTGATCGACAAACCCGCAGCCGTTTTTACCTCCACATCGAGCATGCATGGTGTACAGGAGACCACACTGCTCTCGATGATGCTGCCGCTGATGCACCACGGCATGATCCTCATGGGACTGCCTTACAGTGAAACCGATCTGCTGCACACCAGAACCGGCGGTACTCCTTATGGTGCCAGCCACCTGGCCGGTGGAGAGAGCAATCTGCCCCTCAGCGATGAAGAAAAAACGCTCTGCCGCGCCTTGGGCAAACGAGTCGCGGCCAAGGCAGTGCAGCTCACATCCAACGATTGA
- the arsC gene encoding arsenate reductase (glutaredoxin) (This arsenate reductase requires both glutathione and glutaredoxin to convert arsenate to arsenite, after which the efflux transporter formed by ArsA and ArsB can extrude the arsenite from the cell, providing resistance.): MSVEIFHNPRCSKSRQTLQLLKDNGVEPEIVEYLKTPPNRDTLEQVLDMLGMEPRDLMRKKESEYKENNLADASLTRDQLIDAMITHPKLIERPIVIKNGKAALGRPPEQVLEII, encoded by the coding sequence ATGAGTGTGGAGATATTTCACAACCCCCGCTGCAGCAAATCCCGCCAGACCCTCCAGTTGCTGAAGGATAACGGCGTCGAACCTGAGATCGTGGAATATCTGAAAACCCCACCGAACCGGGATACCCTGGAACAGGTACTCGACATGCTCGGCATGGAACCCAGAGACCTGATGCGCAAGAAAGAGAGCGAATACAAAGAGAACAATCTCGCCGACGCTTCGCTGACCCGGGATCAGTTGATCGACGCCATGATCACCCACCCCAAACTGATCGAACGCCCCATCGTCATCAAAAACGGCAAGGCTGCCCTCGGCCGTCCCCCGGAACAGGTACTGGAGATCATCTGA
- a CDS encoding virulence factor BrkB family protein, which yields MSMDPAARGRLYLHRIRQFSALLLHHFVKDGGVQNTAALTYTTLLSLVPLMTVMLALFSVFPASERVAVEIEDFVFKNFVPAAGEVVHEHLSNFSSKAAKLSGVGFVFLLVVALMLMGNIDKAFNTIWHVRKKRGAMSTFIVYWAILSLGPVLIVVSVGVTSYLVSIPILNDDETVQQLRSRFLSMSPVLISALAFTLLYAVVPNRKVPLRHALAGGILAALLFESAKRGFALYVTHFPTYEAIYGAMAVIPIFLIWIYLSWLVTLLGAEFTYCLGIFRDDWHERLNTRGSNFLLALRLIGHLREAQMLGEQRSCQDLSKREPEVSEEHLEASLYILQGAKLVLRTEEKNWALARNLQEVKLSDLYRAAPFVLPDADKLDEGSVVLSSILQTLERDIEKGMNCPLEALYRQA from the coding sequence ATGAGCATGGATCCTGCGGCAAGAGGCCGTCTCTATCTGCACCGCATCAGGCAGTTCAGTGCGTTGCTGTTGCACCATTTCGTCAAGGATGGGGGGGTGCAGAATACGGCAGCCCTGACCTACACTACGCTGCTCTCGCTGGTTCCCCTGATGACCGTCATGCTGGCGCTGTTTTCGGTTTTTCCCGCCTCGGAGCGGGTGGCAGTGGAGATCGAGGACTTTGTCTTCAAGAACTTTGTTCCGGCAGCGGGAGAGGTGGTACATGAGCATCTGAGTAATTTTAGCAGCAAGGCGGCAAAGCTCTCTGGTGTGGGGTTCGTCTTCCTGCTGGTGGTGGCGTTGATGTTGATGGGCAATATCGACAAGGCGTTCAACACCATCTGGCATGTGCGCAAGAAACGTGGGGCCATGTCGACCTTTATCGTCTACTGGGCAATCCTCTCTTTGGGACCCGTGTTGATCGTGGTCAGTGTGGGTGTGACTTCCTATCTGGTTTCAATACCGATTCTCAATGATGATGAGACGGTGCAGCAGTTGCGTTCACGCTTTTTGAGTATGAGCCCGGTCCTTATCTCCGCCTTAGCTTTTACCCTGCTCTATGCCGTGGTGCCGAATCGGAAGGTGCCGCTGCGCCATGCCCTTGCAGGAGGTATTCTCGCTGCCCTGTTGTTTGAGAGTGCAAAGCGGGGTTTTGCTCTATATGTCACCCATTTTCCCACCTACGAGGCAATCTACGGTGCTATGGCGGTGATCCCGATATTTCTGATCTGGATATACCTCTCTTGGCTGGTGACCCTGCTTGGGGCGGAGTTTACCTACTGCCTCGGCATCTTTCGGGACGACTGGCACGAGCGGTTAAACACTCGCGGTAGCAACTTTCTGTTGGCGCTTCGTCTGATTGGCCATCTGCGGGAGGCGCAGATGCTGGGGGAGCAGCGTTCATGCCAAGACCTGTCAAAGCGGGAACCGGAAGTCTCTGAAGAGCACCTGGAGGCATCGCTGTATATCCTGCAAGGGGCGAAACTGGTGTTGCGTACAGAGGAGAAGAATTGGGCGTTAGCCAGGAACCTGCAGGAGGTGAAACTCAGTGATCTCTACCGTGCAGCGCCTTTTGTGCTGCCGGACGCTGATAAGCTGGATGAGGGGTCAGTGGTATTGTCGAGTATTCTGCAGACTCTCGAGAGAGATATTGAAAAGGGTATGAATTGCCCGCTGGAAGCGCTCTACCGTCAGGCTTAG
- a CDS encoding PilZ domain-containing protein: MRRPKFTVPAPDSIENPNVETHPGSLRQWIASLPYASPARVAEAIITNLAQLNRFPGRVPDRIELMELYRLPTTRLCRIASNKPGAPSVKQIRQLMQEMAYGHKHIVNECLRQKSWLKHRKRLLGGIYYAIKFLSLDQLTTFEGYDCQAINAWREILQLYNLAEQQNQQHDLVDDRDQAVPKNASVAHQLKRLLLLALLDPCHLKAGEARLRYGYLNQFAGKARFEELKFDADPAGRYIIDMLGEVPPRLFDPDTSGTLASPRFRLLNINPVSKRLHKSLRKIELRDEAPPMGLQHLSSEDAAVTLRDMLKSWHIRMERNSKRQDTYGQVTVAIGISSIHHFLGIATPAASRPDEEEGESVTLASGNLGGGFKPRHQRFTCKLTNCSKTGVAIHLPLQSSSLKMVGQLVLITEKHPDQPDSLKIGEVRRALKRGSDMLELGIQFLKGHVMPVTLNPIGGSGGDLRTQPCLYVDRGVPKKNTLLSTKGQLKTGREYLVAEQIPAPIIVPTEQASSSPYYERLKVRYK, from the coding sequence ATGCGGCGTCCCAAGTTTACTGTTCCTGCACCCGATTCCATCGAAAACCCGAATGTGGAGACACATCCCGGATCCCTGCGCCAATGGATCGCTTCCCTCCCTTACGCCAGTCCAGCGCGCGTGGCTGAGGCGATCATCACCAATCTTGCACAACTCAATCGTTTTCCTGGACGGGTCCCTGACCGCATAGAGTTGATGGAACTCTACCGATTGCCCACAACCCGACTCTGCCGGATCGCCTCAAACAAACCCGGCGCACCCAGCGTGAAGCAGATCCGCCAGTTGATGCAGGAGATGGCCTACGGTCACAAACATATTGTCAATGAATGCCTGCGTCAGAAATCATGGCTCAAACACCGCAAAAGACTGTTGGGGGGGATCTACTACGCCATCAAATTTCTCTCTCTTGACCAACTGACCACTTTCGAAGGTTATGACTGCCAGGCCATCAATGCCTGGCGTGAAATCCTCCAGCTCTACAATCTGGCGGAACAGCAGAACCAACAACACGATCTGGTCGACGACCGTGACCAGGCCGTACCAAAGAACGCCTCTGTCGCCCACCAGCTGAAACGTCTCCTGCTGCTGGCGCTACTCGACCCCTGCCATCTGAAGGCAGGGGAAGCACGACTCCGCTACGGCTATCTGAACCAATTTGCAGGCAAAGCACGTTTCGAAGAACTGAAATTCGATGCGGACCCGGCCGGTCGCTATATCATCGATATGCTGGGCGAGGTGCCACCACGGCTTTTCGATCCGGATACCTCCGGCACATTGGCATCTCCCCGCTTCCGCCTGCTCAACATCAATCCAGTCAGCAAACGCCTGCACAAGAGTCTGCGAAAGATCGAGCTACGTGATGAAGCCCCTCCAATGGGACTGCAGCACCTCAGTTCGGAAGATGCTGCAGTGACGCTGCGCGACATGCTGAAATCCTGGCATATCCGCATGGAACGCAACAGCAAAAGACAGGATACCTATGGACAGGTTACCGTTGCCATCGGCATCAGTTCGATCCACCACTTTCTTGGTATTGCCACTCCTGCAGCCAGCAGACCCGATGAGGAGGAAGGAGAATCGGTGACTCTGGCATCCGGCAATCTGGGCGGAGGTTTCAAACCCCGCCACCAACGTTTCACCTGCAAACTGACCAACTGCAGCAAAACCGGTGTAGCGATTCATCTGCCGCTGCAAAGCTCGAGTCTTAAAATGGTCGGTCAACTGGTATTGATCACTGAAAAACATCCCGACCAGCCGGACAGCCTGAAAATCGGTGAAGTAAGACGCGCACTCAAGAGGGGCAGTGATATGTTGGAGTTGGGGATACAGTTTCTAAAGGGGCACGTAATGCCGGTTACTCTCAACCCCATCGGAGGGAGTGGTGGCGACCTCCGCACACAGCCTTGTCTCTACGTCGACCGGGGAGTCCCGAAAAAAAACACGCTACTGTCTACCAAAGGGCAGCTCAAAACCGGGCGCGAATATCTTGTGGCGGAACAGATACCGGCACCGATTATAGTGCCGACGGAGCAGGCTTCATCGAGTCCCTATTACGAGCGGCTTAAGGTCAGATACAAATAG
- a CDS encoding TlpA family protein disulfide reductase — protein sequence MRNPPPVWRLLLLGCLALFSTASFSEPVDFELPGLDGKTHKLSDYRGKWVLVNYWATWCPPCREELPELEVFHSNHKDKDAVVLGVAFERIDKKRLSRFVKEQFLSYPILLGKPAADSELGKIPGLPTSFLISPSGEVAARQVGPLTADDLESFIANNAE from the coding sequence ATGCGCAATCCACCCCCAGTGTGGCGGCTACTACTATTGGGCTGTTTGGCCCTGTTCAGCACGGCATCGTTCTCAGAGCCCGTGGACTTTGAGTTGCCGGGACTCGATGGTAAGACTCACAAGCTTTCCGATTACCGGGGCAAGTGGGTGTTGGTCAACTACTGGGCTACCTGGTGTCCTCCCTGCAGGGAGGAGTTGCCGGAGCTGGAGGTCTTTCACTCCAACCACAAGGACAAGGATGCTGTGGTGTTGGGTGTTGCCTTTGAGCGCATTGATAAAAAACGCCTGAGCCGCTTTGTCAAAGAGCAGTTTCTCAGCTATCCGATCCTGTTGGGCAAACCAGCCGCTGACTCGGAGTTAGGGAAAATTCCCGGCCTGCCGACCTCTTTTTTAATCTCACCGAGTGGTGAAGTAGCGGCTCGGCAGGTGGGGCCGTTAACCGCAGATGACCTGGAAAGTTTTATTGCCAACAATGCTGAGTAG
- a CDS encoding thioredoxin fold domain-containing protein produces the protein MLSRWLDVRIFLSIVLMLFMLSAGAVSRDSADHFFDQSLGDFSEELELAREEGKTGILIMFEMDECPFCHRMKDTVLNQSEVQEYYKQHFLIFTVDIEGDVAITDFQGEQVSQKDFAFKQFRVRATPVFGFFDLEGKLISRFTGATRDAQEFLWLGEYVVNGEYKKISFSRYKRQKRKEKRAR, from the coding sequence ATGCTGAGTAGGTGGCTCGATGTGAGGATTTTCCTCTCCATTGTCCTGATGCTGTTCATGCTCTCTGCCGGGGCGGTGAGCAGAGACTCTGCTGATCACTTTTTTGATCAGTCGCTGGGGGATTTCAGTGAGGAGCTGGAGCTTGCCCGCGAGGAGGGTAAAACGGGTATCCTTATCATGTTCGAGATGGATGAGTGTCCATTTTGTCATCGTATGAAAGACACTGTGCTGAATCAGTCCGAGGTTCAGGAGTACTATAAACAACACTTTCTGATCTTCACCGTGGATATAGAGGGGGACGTGGCGATTACCGACTTCCAGGGTGAGCAGGTCTCGCAGAAGGATTTTGCCTTTAAACAGTTTCGTGTGCGAGCCACGCCGGTATTCGGTTTTTTCGATCTGGAGGGTAAACTGATCAGTCGCTTTACAGGTGCCACCCGCGATGCCCAGGAGTTTCTCTGGCTTGGAGAGTATGTGGTGAACGGCGAGTATAAAAAGATCAGTTTTTCCCGCTATAAACGACAAAAGAGAAAGGAAAAAAGAGCGCGGTGA